One Belonocnema kinseyi isolate 2016_QV_RU_SX_M_011 chromosome 6, B_treatae_v1, whole genome shotgun sequence genomic region harbors:
- the LOC117175638 gene encoding uncharacterized protein LOC117175638 has translation MKQRFYSTSGYDRIREDGLILPHSRTVEKRVVLTPLTTGCLRPVLQNLKQEVQEMPECARRSIAKFDEMDIMEKLDYDSSKDIIEGFEALGPLRRTARRANKVFAMTLNSFVTFNPWRALIFYALPYNGVSAKHLVTLIRMCMDEATECGADVQMIVCDQEGSNRSAYTQLCVTTENPLFYHKNPCHARFLSRSQKFNK, from the coding sequence ATGAAGCAGCGTTTTTATTCAACATCAGGATATGACAGAATAAGGGAGGATGGCTTAATACTGCCTCATAGCCGAACTGTTGAGAAGCGCGTTGTACTAACTCCACTAACAACTGGTTGTTTACGACCTGTTTTGCAAAACTTAAAACAAGAGGTGCAAGAAATGCCAGAATGTGCAAGAAGGTCCATTGCAAAGTTCGACGAGATGGACATAATGGAGAAGTTGGACTACGATTCTTCGAAAGATATCATCGAAGGATTTGAAGCTCTTGGACCACTGCGTAGGACTGCAAGACGAGCAAATAAGGTGTTCGCTATGACTTTAAATAGTTTCGTCACTTTTAATCCATGGCGAGCACTCATTTTCTACGCATTACCGTACAATGGTGTTAGCGCAAAACATTTGGTAACTCTGATCAGAATGTGTATGGATGAAGCCACAGAATGTGGTGCGGATGTGCAAATGATCGTATGTGATCAGGAAGGGTCAAATAGATCAGCCTATACACAGCTTTGCGTCACTACAGAGAATCCGTTATTTTATCACAAGAATCCTTGCCACGCACGATTTTTGTCACgcagtcaaaaatttaataagtga